In the Aquimarina spinulae genome, AGATATACGACAAATTTCCCTTACATAATAAACCTCAGAATATGAAAAAACTATTACCCTTCGCAGTCGTAGCATTTTTAGGATTTTTCAATACCATAATTGCACAGGTTGGAAACCAATCTACAGGATCTGCTATTACTCCAACACAATCAATATCTAATCGTACACCTCTTCCTTATGACGGTACGGTAACGTATACTACTGGCGGTACTATTACCAATGGTGATTGGAATCTTTCTATAGGGCCTGGTGCTGGTGCTTCTTTAACCTCTGCCTACAGTAATGTGTTAATAGGGGGGATGGCCGGGGCATTATTTGAAGATACTGGTGTTAATGATAACATTGTTATTGGAAATTTTGCAGCGGATCAAACGTCAGGTACTTTTGATAATGTATTTATCGGTAATTATGTAGCTAGAAATGCTACAGGTAGTGATAATGTTGTAATTGGTTCTGAGGCAGGTAAAGCAATGACAACCGCAGGAGATAATGTGATTATTGGAGAACAAGCCGGAGAGTTTTTAACAGAAGGAGATGATAATATAATGATAGGTAATTTTGCAGGTAACGAAACCACAACTTCAAGTGATAATATTTTTATAGGAAGTAATGTTGGGATGCGTAATACAACGGGGTATAGCAATACTTTTGTTGGAGGAGACACCGGAGAATCCTTTCTTAATGCCTCTGGAGAAGATAACACTACAGGGTATTTCAATGCTTTTTTTGGCTCTGGTGCTGGCCATGATAATGGTGCGGGTGCCGAAAATACATTTATAGGTACAAAAGCAGGTGCGCGTAATGAACATGCTAATGGAAATACTTTTATAGGATATGAATCGGGTGTAAGAAATAATGTAAGTAATGGTACAGGTAATGCAAACCATAATACATTTGTAGGATGGAAATCGGGAGCTTCAAATGAAGAAGGAGCAAATAATGTAGTAATGGGCTATGATGCAGGTTTTGATAGTGATGGTAGTAATGATAATGTAGTAATAGGGTATTTAGCCAAAATTGATGGTACTACAGATAGGTCTAACAATGTGTTACTTGGTGCAAATGCTTTTACCAACAATAATAATTCGATGGCGATTGGTGCTAATGCCAGAGCAACAGGAGATTATGCTATGGCGATAGGAACTGGAGCTTCTGTAACCCGTGCAAATAGTATGGTTTTTGGTGGGGTTACTATTGCTGATAGGGTAAGTGTTGGGATCGCAACCGCCACACCCAATCAAAATGCATCCCTTGAACTAGCCGATATTGATAAAGGTTTTTTGGTTAATCGAGTGACAACAGCGCAAAGAACAGCTATGGAAACTACCGCGGCAAGTGGAAATCCTTTGGCAGCTACCGAAGCCGGAATGATGGTGTACGATACTGATTTATCTGCATTATTTGTTTGGGATGGGACACAATGGGTAAATTCTACGGTAGACACAGATACCGATACTGACAATCAAACCATTGATGTGTTTCAATTAACAGATAATGATCTAGAGCTATCCTTATTAGACGATGCCGAAGTTACCAAAACAGTAGATTTATCAAAATATTTAGATAATACCGATAGTCAGGAACTTTCAATAGCAACAAATACGCTTAGTCTTTCTGGTGGAACCAATACAATTGATCTTTCTAATTACCTGGATAATACAGATCAACAGGACCTGGATTTATCCGGGAATACTTTGAGTCTAACTAATGATGGAAGTACAGTAGATTTATCAGTATATTTAGATAATACTGATGCACAAACATTAAGTTTTAGTGCAGGAAGCCTAAGTATTACTGGTGGGAATAGTATCGATCTTTCAATATTGCAGGATGGAACTGGAACTGATAGTCAAAGCCTTACTTCAGCTACACTCACAAATAATGAGTTAACGATTGCCATCCAAAACGGAAGTTCGGTTACCGTAGACCTTTCGGCTATATTAACGCCACTTCAGGATGAAAATCAAACACAACAAACCGAAATTGAAAATCAACAATCTCAGATCACCGCACAGCAAACGCAAATAGATGATTTGATCAATCGTATAGAAGCTTTAGAGAATAATACTGTTGGTAGTCTTAATAAAGGAAATCTTCCTATACTGTATCAAAATATTCCAAATCCATTTAACGAGACGTCATCTATCAAATATTATCTGCCAGATGGAATCAACAATGCTTCTGTTATATTTAGTAATTCGATTGGACAGTTGGTCTCTACAGTTGCTATTAAACAAAGCGGAGATGGAGAGTTAAATATCAACAGCGATGGATTAGCTTCTGGTACGTATTTTTATACTTTATATGTTGGAAGTCGAAAAATCGATACTAAAAAAATGGTGATAGAATAAATCTTTTTGTTTCAATATGCTTTCAAAACGCGTTTGTTAATTAAGTAGATTTTTACTTTTTGACTAAAAATGATAATGAATTTATTGTCGTATTTTTGAGAACAACCTGTCTACAAATGAAGTTAAGATCTCTTGTTTTTCAATTGTTCTCTAAAAGCAAAGTTATATTATGTATTGTATTAATACAGAGTATACTGTGTTATACCAAAACCTTTTCTCAGTCAAATAAAGTACAAGAAGATAGTCTTCAGGTCGAAAAATTACATATCAAAGCATTAGAAATAATTAATACTGACCCCATATCGGCAAGGAAATATTTAGAAGATGCATTAGATATATTAGACTCACGGCTTTTACAAAAGGACAAAGAAAATAAAAGCTTTTTATTGAAAAAGTCACTTATTTTGGAGCGTTTAGCCTATTTTTTAAGAAGAGAAAATAAGTATGGTGCAGCATTAGAATATCTTCAAGAGAGCCTGAAATTAAAAGAAATAGCGGGAGAAACCTTTACATTATCATATACGTATTCCCAAATCGCCTGGCTTTGGATATATCAATCAGAATTTGAAAAAACTAAGGTTAATTTGGATTCGGCATATGCATTAAGTAAAAGATATAATAACATAAAAGAAAAAATAAGAACCTTAAGTCGATATGGTACCTTGTTTCTCAATCTAAAAGAGTATGCAAAAGCAGAAGATCATCATCTTAGGGCTGTAGAACTTGCTGATTCTGTTAGTGATAGTGGGGCAATAGCAACGACCAATGCGAACTATGCAGATTTTTTAAGACGTCGAAAAAGGTATAAAGAAAGTATACCTTATCTTGAGAAATCCATGATAATGCACGAAAAAAATGATAATCAAATAGGATTAGAATCGGGGTATTATGCTTTAGGGCTCACCTATAGAAACTTGAAAAAACCATATGAGGCTATAAAAGCATACAAGCGGTCTATTGAAATGTCTGAAAAGCAAAAAAATGAAGCAATTATACATATGCGCTACTTGGGACTTAGTAAAAGCTATGAAGATGTTCGGGATTATAAAAATGCATTTTTATCCTATAAACAGTTTAATGTTTTTCAAGAAAAAGGTAAAAATGAGATAAACTATCGAAAGATGGCTGATCTGGAATCCAGGTATAAGTATCAGCAACAACTCGCTTTAGATAGTCTTAAATTTGCACAAGAAAAACGAGAAGTAACTTTATTAGCTGAAACCGAAGCTTCAAAGAAATGGTTGTATATGGTGTTGTTTCTTATAACTGCCATAGGTGCTATAATAATAGGGGTATTGGTTCGTAGAAATTATCAAAATCGAGCTAGAATATTAAATGAAAAGCTTGAAAAAGAAAAGGCTCAAAAGGCATTGCTAGATGCCAAAGTGAAAGCCAGTGAGGAAGAGACCAAGCGATTAATTGCAGATAATAGTATGCGCCTGGAATTCAAACAAGAATTACTGGATCGATTAAAAAATGAAATAGCCCCAGAAGCTTCTGAAAAAAATCAAAAAGCTATTAACATCATGACTTCAGAGTTACAAGTTCAGATCACAACAGAAAGTAAATTATCGGGATTGCAATCTAAAATTGATGAGGTAAACCAGAGATTTGATACCAAACTCATAAAATTATATCCATCTCTAACCAAAACTGAGCGTGATATGTGTGCATTACTTCGATTAAATTTGTCTATCAAAGAAATTATGACTGTTCGTAATGCTTCAATAGATTCAGTAAAATCTACAAGGTATCGTATTCGTAAAAAAATGGGGCTTTCTTCGGGAGAAGAATTAGAGAAATTTATTCAGAATATTGTCTAGATAATTTTCTACGTACCCCTACGTATATTTGCTTAAAAACCAGAGATTGCCACTTTTTGCCACCGTTAAAATTATCTTAAAACCAGCGAATTATAGTATCATTGCACAAGAATAATGAATGCTCATAGTCTGAACAATCTATGGCAACTTTTTAAAGCCCCTTGTATGATTAAAAAACTACTCCTTGTTTTTTTAGTATGCCTTAATGGTTTCCTGTATGGTCAAGAAACCAACGTGCCTGATGATAATTTTGAGAGCTATCTAGAGACTCACGATGCAAATGGTAATACCGTTTTTGTTGGAGATGCTTCAAGTATGGGTAATGGAATTGCTGGTGATAATCAAGTAACGACTTCAAGAATTGTTACGGTTACTTCTTTAGATATCTCTTCTAAAATGATTTCAGATATTACAGGGATTGAGGACTTTACGGCTTTAGAAATACTAAACTTTTCTACTAATGGTGTTGGTAATTTCGACCTTTCCAACAATATCAATTTAAAAGAACTGTATTGTGCATCTAATGGAATGAGTGGTATAAATGTTACTGCCAATATAAATTTAGAAGTGCTGGATGCTTCAGGCAATTTTTATACTGCAGTAGATGTAAGTAGTAATATCAAGTTGAAAACCTTAAACCTAGCGAGTTCTGGAGCAACTTCTTTAAACCTTGGAAACATCAGTACTTTAGAGGAAATAGATGTGTCGAATAATAATTTAACGAACTTAGATATAAGTAATTTGTCTAGTTTAACAGATTTAAATTGTGATACTAATTACAATTTGAGAATTACAGATTTTAGTGCATCAACCGATTTAGTACACCTAAATTGTAATAACACCGATTTAAGAAGTTTAGATGTATCCAGTAATACATTATTAGAAACTCTAAAGATTGATTTTGTATCTGGTTTTGACATAGATCTTTCTAATAATATAGTACTAACTAGTTTATCAGCTCAAAGTAGCGATTTAACCAGCCTAAATATAAAAAATGGAAACAATTCCAATATTACTTCATTTGATGTGAGATTCAATCAATTTAGTTGTATTCAGGTAGATGATCCTACGGCTAGTTATTTAAGCACTTGGCAAAAGGATAGTACAACGACTTTTAATCTAGATTGTAGTGTAACTAGCGTACCGGATATTAATTTTGAGTACTATTTAGAAAATCATGATGCCAATGGAAATGTAGTGGCAGTGGGTAACCCTTCTAGTTTAGGAAATGGTAAAGTAGATGATGGCTATGTGCTTACTTCAAGAATTGCAACAGTTACATCGTTAAATATTTCTTTTTTCTCTGTTGGGGATTTAACTGGGATTGAAGATTTTACAGCGTTAGAAATATTTAATTGTTCTAATAACGATTTCAATGACTTAGATCTTTCTAATCAACCAAACCTAAAAGAGTTGTATTGTCATAACGTATTTGTTTCAATTATAGACGTTTCGGCTAATCTTAACTTAGAAAAGTTAATTGTAAATGATGCAAATTGTATAACCTTAACGATAGGAGAAAACACTGTAATTACAGAACTTAATGCAAGTAATAATAAACTAACGGTACTTGATATTACAGATTTTACTACGCTAGAAATATTAGATTTTTCTAAGAATTATAATTTAGACATTACAGATTTTAGTGCTTTAACCAATTTAGAGATTTTAAATTGTAGTGATACAGGTTTAAGAAGTATCGATTTATCAGCTAATACATTGCTAGAAGTATTAACAATGAATAATATGTCTGGTTTTGATGTAGATCTTTCTAGTAATGCAGCTTTAACAAGTTTTTCAGCTAGGGAGAGTGATTTAAGCAGCATAAATATCCAAAATGGAAATAATGCTAACATCACTAACTTTGATGCTAGATTAAATGATATAACCCTAAACTGTATTCAAGTTGATGACCCAATTGCTAGTTATTTAAGTAGTTGGGATAAAGATGCTACTACAGTTTTTAGTCTCGATTGTAGCGAAACCAATGTGCCCGATGATAATTTTGAAAATTACCTCGAAACCCATGATGCCACCGGAAATACAGTTCTCCTAGGCGATGCTAATAGCATGGGGAACGGAATTGCTAACGATAATACGATATATACTTCAAGAATTGCTAACATTACCTCTTTGAATATTACTGATCTGGGTATTGCCGACTTAACTGGTATTGAAGATTTTGTGGCTTTACAAGATTTAAATTGTTACAATAATGGGCTCTCAAGTATCGATGTTTCAGAAAATCTCGCATTACTAACATTAAATATAAGTAGAAATAGCCTTACAGATCTTGATGTATCTAAAAACACGCTTTTAACAGAATTGCATGTAGCGCGAAATAGTCTTACAAGCCTAGATGTTTCTCAGAATATTGTTTTAATAACATTAGGTTGTAGTCAAAATCAGCTTAATGGATTGGATGTTACTAAAAACACGGTATTAAAAAACTTATATTGTTATACGAACCCTTTAGGCAGTTTAGATGTCACACAAAATACTGTTTTAGAAAGCTTAGATTGTGTAGAAAGCCAACTCACAAGCCTGGATGTTTCTCAAAATCCAGAACTACAATATTTACAAGTTTATGACAATCTACTAACAAGTTTAGATGTAAGCAACAATGTAAAATTAATCGAACTCTATGTAGAATATAATCAAATTGCAAGTTTAGATGTATCAAAAAACACGGTCTTAGAAGACCTATCTTGTTTTTCAAATCAGTTAACCTATCTAAATATTAGAAATGGAAATAATACAAATTTAGACCATCGAGATTTTGATATCACCAATAATCCAGGACTTACCTGTGTTGCTGTAGATGACCCAGCCTATGCTACTACCACTTTTACGAAAAAAGATGTACAAACTAGTTTCAGTACTTTTTGTAATACGACCTATGTGCCCGATGATAATTTTGAAACTTACCTGGAAACACATAATTCAATAGGAGGAGTAGTAACACTTGGAGACCCAACCAGTATGGGTAATGGGATTGCGAATGATGATTATGTAGGTACAGAGAAAATTCTAAACATAAAGAACCTAAATATCTCTAATCAAGGGATTACAGATCTTACAGGATTAGAAGCATTTATTGGTTTAGAAGAACTAAGAGCTTTCGGAAATACAGTTTCCAACCTAGATTTAACCGCTAATATAAATTTAATTGTAGCTGCTTGTTCAAATATGGGACTTACCAGTATTAATGTTTCAGGATTAACCGCTCTTAATACACTGGAACTAAATACGAATCAACTTTCAAGTATAGATGTTAGTTCTAATGTATCATTAGAAAACTTACGTATAATCAATAACCAACTTTCTTCTATTGATGTAAGTGCAAACAAGGGCTTACGAGATTTACGTATTCAAGGTAATAATTTGATATCACTAGATATCAGTGCTAATACTGTACTAAGATATTTAAGTTGTGTAGATAATGACTTAACTAATCTAGATGTTCAAAATAATGTGTTATTAGAAAACCTTAGTTGTGGAAAAAATCAATTTACCACTATCGATGTTGGTATGCTTACCAATCTAATTGATTTGTTTATTGAAGATACCCCCACACTTACTTCTTTAGACGTATCTAGCAATGTAAATCTTGAGGATATTGGAGTGGATAATAACACCTCATTAACTTCTTTAAACCTAAGTAATAACACAAAACTTATCGAGGTTTATATTAATAATACTTCGATAACTGCATTAGATTTTAGCAACAGCCCAGATCTGTATTATGTAGAATGTCAGAACAACGCATTAACTTCTTTAAATTTTAAGAACGGAAATACAGTTGATATTGATGATGTGTATAGTACAGGAAATCCAAACTTAAGCTGTATAACGGTAGATGATCCTACTGCTAGCTATTTAGCTAGTTGGAATAAAGACGCCACTGCAAACTTTGCAGAGTATTGTCGCCTTACCTATGTTCCTAATGATAATTTTGAAGCGCTATTAGAGGCCAGAGGATTTGGTAACGGTATTGCGAATGATGATTATGTCTATACAGCATTAATTGAAAATGAAACCACATTAATCATTCAAGATAATGATATTACAGACCTTACCGGGATTGAAGATTTCGAATCGTTAGAAATATTTCTTTGTCGTAGATCAAATGTCGAAACTGTTGATATAAGTAATAACACGAAGTTAACACATGTAAACTTAGTAGATAATTCATTAACAGCACTTGATGTAAGTACTAATGTATTGTTACAAGAAGTGTATATCAATGGTAATTCTGCGTTAGGAACTGTAGATATTTCTACACTGGT is a window encoding:
- a CDS encoding beta strand repeat-containing protein, with product MKKLLPFAVVAFLGFFNTIIAQVGNQSTGSAITPTQSISNRTPLPYDGTVTYTTGGTITNGDWNLSIGPGAGASLTSAYSNVLIGGMAGALFEDTGVNDNIVIGNFAADQTSGTFDNVFIGNYVARNATGSDNVVIGSEAGKAMTTAGDNVIIGEQAGEFLTEGDDNIMIGNFAGNETTTSSDNIFIGSNVGMRNTTGYSNTFVGGDTGESFLNASGEDNTTGYFNAFFGSGAGHDNGAGAENTFIGTKAGARNEHANGNTFIGYESGVRNNVSNGTGNANHNTFVGWKSGASNEEGANNVVMGYDAGFDSDGSNDNVVIGYLAKIDGTTDRSNNVLLGANAFTNNNNSMAIGANARATGDYAMAIGTGASVTRANSMVFGGVTIADRVSVGIATATPNQNASLELADIDKGFLVNRVTTAQRTAMETTAASGNPLAATEAGMMVYDTDLSALFVWDGTQWVNSTVDTDTDTDNQTIDVFQLTDNDLELSLLDDAEVTKTVDLSKYLDNTDSQELSIATNTLSLSGGTNTIDLSNYLDNTDQQDLDLSGNTLSLTNDGSTVDLSVYLDNTDAQTLSFSAGSLSITGGNSIDLSILQDGTGTDSQSLTSATLTNNELTIAIQNGSSVTVDLSAILTPLQDENQTQQTEIENQQSQITAQQTQIDDLINRIEALENNTVGSLNKGNLPILYQNIPNPFNETSSIKYYLPDGINNASVIFSNSIGQLVSTVAIKQSGDGELNINSDGLASGTYFYTLYVGSRKIDTKKMVIE
- a CDS encoding tetratricopeptide repeat protein codes for the protein MKLRSLVFQLFSKSKVILCIVLIQSILCYTKTFSQSNKVQEDSLQVEKLHIKALEIINTDPISARKYLEDALDILDSRLLQKDKENKSFLLKKSLILERLAYFLRRENKYGAALEYLQESLKLKEIAGETFTLSYTYSQIAWLWIYQSEFEKTKVNLDSAYALSKRYNNIKEKIRTLSRYGTLFLNLKEYAKAEDHHLRAVELADSVSDSGAIATTNANYADFLRRRKRYKESIPYLEKSMIMHEKNDNQIGLESGYYALGLTYRNLKKPYEAIKAYKRSIEMSEKQKNEAIIHMRYLGLSKSYEDVRDYKNAFLSYKQFNVFQEKGKNEINYRKMADLESRYKYQQQLALDSLKFAQEKREVTLLAETEASKKWLYMVLFLITAIGAIIIGVLVRRNYQNRARILNEKLEKEKAQKALLDAKVKASEEETKRLIADNSMRLEFKQELLDRLKNEIAPEASEKNQKAINIMTSELQVQITTESKLSGLQSKIDEVNQRFDTKLIKLYPSLTKTERDMCALLRLNLSIKEIMTVRNASIDSVKSTRYRIRKKMGLSSGEELEKFIQNIV
- a CDS encoding immunoglobulin-like domain-containing protein; the encoded protein is MIKKLLLVFLVCLNGFLYGQETNVPDDNFESYLETHDANGNTVFVGDASSMGNGIAGDNQVTTSRIVTVTSLDISSKMISDITGIEDFTALEILNFSTNGVGNFDLSNNINLKELYCASNGMSGINVTANINLEVLDASGNFYTAVDVSSNIKLKTLNLASSGATSLNLGNISTLEEIDVSNNNLTNLDISNLSSLTDLNCDTNYNLRITDFSASTDLVHLNCNNTDLRSLDVSSNTLLETLKIDFVSGFDIDLSNNIVLTSLSAQSSDLTSLNIKNGNNSNITSFDVRFNQFSCIQVDDPTASYLSTWQKDSTTTFNLDCSVTSVPDINFEYYLENHDANGNVVAVGNPSSLGNGKVDDGYVLTSRIATVTSLNISFFSVGDLTGIEDFTALEIFNCSNNDFNDLDLSNQPNLKELYCHNVFVSIIDVSANLNLEKLIVNDANCITLTIGENTVITELNASNNKLTVLDITDFTTLEILDFSKNYNLDITDFSALTNLEILNCSDTGLRSIDLSANTLLEVLTMNNMSGFDVDLSSNAALTSFSARESDLSSINIQNGNNANITNFDARLNDITLNCIQVDDPIASYLSSWDKDATTVFSLDCSETNVPDDNFENYLETHDATGNTVLLGDANSMGNGIANDNTIYTSRIANITSLNITDLGIADLTGIEDFVALQDLNCYNNGLSSIDVSENLALLTLNISRNSLTDLDVSKNTLLTELHVARNSLTSLDVSQNIVLITLGCSQNQLNGLDVTKNTVLKNLYCYTNPLGSLDVTQNTVLESLDCVESQLTSLDVSQNPELQYLQVYDNLLTSLDVSNNVKLIELYVEYNQIASLDVSKNTVLEDLSCFSNQLTYLNIRNGNNTNLDHRDFDITNNPGLTCVAVDDPAYATTTFTKKDVQTSFSTFCNTTYVPDDNFETYLETHNSIGGVVTLGDPTSMGNGIANDDYVGTEKILNIKNLNISNQGITDLTGLEAFIGLEELRAFGNTVSNLDLTANINLIVAACSNMGLTSINVSGLTALNTLELNTNQLSSIDVSSNVSLENLRIINNQLSSIDVSANKGLRDLRIQGNNLISLDISANTVLRYLSCVDNDLTNLDVQNNVLLENLSCGKNQFTTIDVGMLTNLIDLFIEDTPTLTSLDVSSNVNLEDIGVDNNTSLTSLNLSNNTKLIEVYINNTSITALDFSNSPDLYYVECQNNALTSLNFKNGNTVDIDDVYSTGNPNLSCITVDDPTASYLASWNKDATANFAEYCRLTYVPNDNFEALLEARGFGNGIANDDYVYTALIENETTLIIQDNDITDLTGIEDFESLEIFLCRRSNVETVDISNNTKLTHVNLVDNSLTALDVSTNVLLQEVYINGNSALGTVDISTLVELTTFNVSDTGINTIDVSNNPLIRVLVLNDNEFTTLDVSSYPNLVQVLIANNKLTSLNVANGNNTNFTWFDASGNPDLTCIQVDDVNGNFNLWTKDATANYAHYCELTNVPDDNFENYLETHDANGNAVTIGDALSMGNGIANDNQVATSKIETVTTLNIEHQDIADLTGIEAFVSLESFNCDYNDLTTLNLSSNVNLKVLNAAENDFTLLDFTGYLALEEINLRSNFITNLLLDNNPNLKKLNAGKNALTTLDVTSCIQLEELAVHQNLLESLDVRNGNNNLITNFFVLYNPNLTCIEVDNPTATYLSSWKKDDIASFSEDCVPPVITLLGDNPQVIELGSGYTELGATVDDGVTNLVIDISDFVDAVGIYTIRYNATDNAGNIAEEVIRTVEVVDNCPLNNVSANNFTITTTSETCADKNNGTIAISVETVLDYRTTINGVEYSFTSTLAVDNLPPGIYPVCIAIEGFASCEQCFEMVIEEAESLTGKTELLVEAGTAKVNVEVTTGTAPYIAKVNNKIVGEYTTKNFTLDVQHGDELEVSSNVDCEGKLSTKVSLFDQVSIAPNPTKGDITLTLPDTQLQTINVSMYNALGAQVSSGVYSITSRQVTLPMEQLPQGIYFVSIDHGATFKIVKQ